The following proteins are co-located in the Paenibacillus sp. JNUCC32 genome:
- a CDS encoding SDR family NAD(P)-dependent oxidoreductase, with translation MSKNQREHIALITGASNGIGLALTRKMLSENWQVVALNRSDFPADDRFLQNHLKDGRLRAYKVKDLTDYDGLRHSLEEIKSKEQRLDILFNNAGGGLSELRYSKQGRELHYELLTVVPFIVLMELKELLKNGSLKTVINTSSQVFRFTKEFTIEKLEHPKTFRKMYGPYATSKLALSLWTQAVAPQLAKEGIKIRSVDPGINNTLRKGKDSGLTAGFELFMKFFSSPPTHGANLLYEGALGKNRNETGVFLFKDRIADLKFTEHAQRVLEKISDIYSLEYLGGNVQVNGTT, from the coding sequence TTGAGTAAGAACCAACGAGAACATATTGCACTGATTACAGGCGCAAGTAACGGGATCGGATTGGCGTTGACCCGGAAAATGCTGTCGGAGAACTGGCAGGTGGTTGCTTTGAACCGGTCGGATTTTCCGGCGGACGATAGATTCCTTCAAAATCATCTCAAGGACGGACGGCTCCGAGCCTATAAAGTGAAGGATCTCACCGATTATGACGGCTTGAGGCACTCTTTGGAAGAAATCAAAAGCAAGGAACAGCGGCTCGATATTTTGTTTAACAACGCCGGAGGAGGCTTAAGTGAGCTGCGCTATTCGAAACAAGGCCGCGAATTGCATTATGAATTGTTGACGGTCGTTCCTTTTATTGTTCTGATGGAATTGAAGGAGCTGTTGAAGAACGGCAGCTTAAAAACCGTGATTAACACTTCGTCGCAGGTGTTTAGATTTACGAAGGAGTTTACGATCGAAAAATTGGAGCATCCCAAAACCTTCCGCAAAATGTATGGACCCTATGCGACTTCAAAGCTGGCTCTTTCGTTGTGGACCCAAGCCGTCGCACCGCAGCTTGCAAAGGAAGGCATTAAGATCCGCAGCGTTGACCCAGGCATTAACAATACGCTAAGAAAAGGAAAAGATTCCGGACTGACCGCAGGGTTTGAACTGTTTATGAAGTTTTTTTCCTCTCCGCCTACTCATGGAGCCAACCTATTATATGAGGGAGCTCTCGGCAAAAACCGCAATGAGACCGGCGTGTTTCTGTTCAAAGATCGGATTGCGGACTTGAAATTTACAGAACATGCGCAGCGTGTGCTGGAAAAAATATCCGATATATATAGCCTTGAATATCTTGGAGGGAATGTTCAAGTTAATGGAACGACGTAA
- a CDS encoding NADP-dependent oxidoreductase translates to MENTIRTIRFHEYGEPTDVLCLDEVAIPEPGPGRIRVRVRACGLNPVDWVTCQGHFAAQLPLPRGIGLDVAGIVDAIGEGVTDVAIGDSVLGGADFMNGSSAGASDQAIMYYWFRMPAGLDFVQAAALPMAVETAYRGIDTLGVKSGQTVLVHGAGTTVGFAAVQIALMRGARVIATAGPTYAHKLRSMGALVTSYGDGMVERVTERAKQPVDLALDTAPISGSLKDLVQIVNGHPQHVLTVSDFAAAAELGVRTSYGELHTARYDVVGDFAGYAADGKFTIPVAKTFELDEWRSAVQISQSGSAHGKLILLPDSD, encoded by the coding sequence ATGGAGAATACCATTCGGACAATCCGGTTCCACGAATACGGAGAACCAACTGATGTCTTATGCTTGGATGAGGTGGCGATCCCAGAGCCAGGGCCGGGACGCATTCGCGTGAGAGTACGCGCTTGCGGCTTAAATCCGGTTGACTGGGTGACGTGCCAAGGCCATTTTGCCGCTCAATTGCCCTTGCCTCGCGGAATCGGGCTGGACGTGGCCGGTATTGTAGACGCAATCGGAGAGGGCGTAACCGATGTTGCCATCGGCGATTCCGTTCTGGGTGGGGCAGATTTCATGAATGGATCGAGCGCCGGTGCGTCGGATCAAGCGATTATGTACTACTGGTTCCGAATGCCGGCCGGACTCGACTTTGTTCAAGCAGCAGCGTTGCCAATGGCAGTCGAAACCGCTTACCGTGGCATTGATACTCTTGGGGTGAAATCGGGTCAGACCGTACTCGTGCACGGAGCCGGCACCACGGTAGGGTTCGCCGCCGTTCAAATTGCCCTCATGCGCGGTGCCCGTGTGATCGCAACCGCTGGGCCCACCTACGCCCACAAGCTCCGCTCAATGGGGGCGTTGGTGACCTCGTACGGTGATGGAATGGTCGAACGAGTGACCGAACGGGCGAAACAGCCGGTTGACCTCGCCCTGGATACCGCGCCAATCAGCGGTTCATTGAAAGATCTGGTCCAAATCGTCAATGGGCATCCCCAGCATGTCCTAACCGTCAGCGATTTCGCCGCAGCCGCTGAACTTGGCGTTCGCACCAGCTATGGAGAACTACATACCGCACGTTATGACGTTGTCGGCGACTTTGCCGGGTACGCAGCGGACGGCAAGTTCACGATTCCGGTCGCGAAGACTTTCGAACTCGATGAATGGCGTTCAGCTGTTCAAATCAGCCAGAGCGGGAGTGCCCACGGCAAACTGATCCTCCTGCCCGACTCCGACTGA